The following proteins come from a genomic window of Phacochoerus africanus isolate WHEZ1 chromosome 9, ROS_Pafr_v1, whole genome shotgun sequence:
- the ACOT6 gene encoding acyl-coenzyme A thioesterase 6 isoform X2, whose translation MAATVTLEPAGRCCWDEPVRIAVRGLAPEQPVTLRASLRDEKGALFRAHARYCADADGQLDLARAPALGGSFVGLEPMGLFWALEPEKPLLRLVKRDVQTPFAVELEVFEGHEPEGGRLLGRAVHERDFLPPGVRREPVRAGRVRATLFLPPDTGPFPGIIDLFGSGGGLCEYRASLLAGRGFAVLALAYFRFEDLPEYLNDVSLDYFEEAVDFMLQHSKVKGPSVGLLGFSKGEPLCMQFWTNRSSMEVSQRLTQGHR comes from the exons ATGGCGGCGACCGTAACGCTGGAGCCCGCGGGCCGTTGCTGCTGGGACGAGCCGGTGCGCATCGCTGTGCGCGGCCTGGCCCCAGAGCAGCCGGTCACGCTGCGCGCGTCCCTGCGCGACGAGAAGGGCGCGCTCTTCAGGGCCCACGCGCGCTACTGCGCCGACGCCGACGGCCAGCTGGACCTGGCGCGCGCGCCCGCGCTGGGCGGCAGCTTCGTGGGGCTCGAGCCCATGGGGCTCTTCTGGGCTCTGGAGCCCGAGAAGCCTTTGCTACGGCTGGTGAAGCGGGACGTGCAGACGCCCTTCGCCGTGGAGCTGGAGGTGTTCGAGGGCCACGAGCCCGAGGGCGGGCGGCTCCTGGGCCGGGCTGTGCACGAGCGCGACTTCCTGCCGCCCGGGGTTCGGCGCGAGCCGGTGCGCGCGGGCCGGGTGCGCGCCACGCTTTTCCTGCCTCCAG ACACAGGACCCTTCCCTGGAATCATCGATCTGTTTGGAAGTGGTGGTGGCCTTTGTGAATACAGGGCCAGCCTCCTGGCCGGACGTGGTTTTGCTGTGCTTGCTCTGGCTTATTTTAGATTTGAAGACCTCCCTGAATATTTGAATGATGTGAGCCTGGACTACTTTGAAGAAGCTGTGGACTTTATGCTACAGCATTCGAAG GTGAAAGGCCCTAGTGTTGGACTTCTTGGCTTCTCCAAAGGAG aGCCTCTGTGCATGCAGTTTTGGACCAACCGATCTTCTATGGAGGTGAGCCAAAGGCTCACTCAAGGGCACAGGTAG
- the ACOT6 gene encoding acyl-coenzyme A thioesterase 6 isoform X1, protein MAATVTLEPAGRCCWDEPVRIAVRGLAPEQPVTLRASLRDEKGALFRAHARYCADADGQLDLARAPALGGSFVGLEPMGLFWALEPEKPLLRLVKRDVQTPFAVELEVFEGHEPEGGRLLGRAVHERDFLPPGVRREPVRAGRVRATLFLPPDTGPFPGIIDLFGSGGGLCEYRASLLAGRGFAVLALAYFRFEDLPEYLNDVSLDYFEEAVDFMLQHSKVKGPSVGLLGFSKGGDLCLSMASFLKGITATVVINACVANTIAPLRYKDMIIPHLSSDPGKYTITESGFLNLMDIWNNPLEKPNQQSLIPLEKAQGPFLFIVGMDDHNWKSEFYAHVASERLQAHGKDRPQIIYYPGTGHCIDPPYFPLCRASVHAVLDQPIFYGGEPKAHSRAQVDAWQQIQTFFHKHLNGKKSVKPSKL, encoded by the exons ATGGCGGCGACCGTAACGCTGGAGCCCGCGGGCCGTTGCTGCTGGGACGAGCCGGTGCGCATCGCTGTGCGCGGCCTGGCCCCAGAGCAGCCGGTCACGCTGCGCGCGTCCCTGCGCGACGAGAAGGGCGCGCTCTTCAGGGCCCACGCGCGCTACTGCGCCGACGCCGACGGCCAGCTGGACCTGGCGCGCGCGCCCGCGCTGGGCGGCAGCTTCGTGGGGCTCGAGCCCATGGGGCTCTTCTGGGCTCTGGAGCCCGAGAAGCCTTTGCTACGGCTGGTGAAGCGGGACGTGCAGACGCCCTTCGCCGTGGAGCTGGAGGTGTTCGAGGGCCACGAGCCCGAGGGCGGGCGGCTCCTGGGCCGGGCTGTGCACGAGCGCGACTTCCTGCCGCCCGGGGTTCGGCGCGAGCCGGTGCGCGCGGGCCGGGTGCGCGCCACGCTTTTCCTGCCTCCAG ACACAGGACCCTTCCCTGGAATCATCGATCTGTTTGGAAGTGGTGGTGGCCTTTGTGAATACAGGGCCAGCCTCCTGGCCGGACGTGGTTTTGCTGTGCTTGCTCTGGCTTATTTTAGATTTGAAGACCTCCCTGAATATTTGAATGATGTGAGCCTGGACTACTTTGAAGAAGCTGTGGACTTTATGCTACAGCATTCGAAG GTGAAAGGCCCTAGTGTTGGACTTCTTGGCTTCTCCAAAGGAGGTGACCTGTGCCTCTCAATGGCCTCTTTCTTGAAGGGCATCACAGCCACTGTAGTTATCAATGCCTGTGTGGCCAACACAATAGCTCCTCTGCGTTATAAGGATATGATTATTCCTCATCTCAGCAGTGACCCGGGGAAATATACAATCACTGAGTCAGGCTTTTTAAATTTGATGGATATTTGGAACAATCCACTGGAGAAACCCAACCAACAAAGTCTTATTCCATTGGAGAAGGCCCAGGGCCCCTTCCTGTTTATTGTTGGCATGGATGATCATAACTGGAAGAGTGAATTCTATGCTCATGTAGCCTCTGAACGGTTACAAGCTCATGGGAAAGACAGACCCCAGATAATCTACTACCCAGGAACTGGTCATTGCATTGACCCaccttattttcctctttgtagaGCCTCTGTGCATGCAGTTTTGGACCAACCGATCTTCTATGGAGGTGAGCCAAAGGCTCACTCAAGGGCACAGGTAGATGCATGGCAGCAAATCCAAACTTTCTTCCATAAACATCTCAATGGTAAAAAATCTGTCAAGCCCAGCAAATTGTAA
- the ACOT6 gene encoding acyl-coenzyme A thioesterase 6 isoform X3: MAATVTLEPAGRCCWDEPVRIAVRGLAPEQPVTLRASLRDEKGALFRAHARYCADADGQLDLARAPALGGSFVGLEPMGLFWALEPEKPLLRLVKRDVQTPFAVELEVFEGHEPEGGRLLGRAVHERDFLPPGVRREPVRAGRVRATLFLPPDTGPFPGIIDLFGSGGGLCEYRASLLAGRGFAVLALAYFRFEDLPEYLNDVSLDYFEEAVDFMLQHSKSLCACSFGPTDLLWR, from the exons ATGGCGGCGACCGTAACGCTGGAGCCCGCGGGCCGTTGCTGCTGGGACGAGCCGGTGCGCATCGCTGTGCGCGGCCTGGCCCCAGAGCAGCCGGTCACGCTGCGCGCGTCCCTGCGCGACGAGAAGGGCGCGCTCTTCAGGGCCCACGCGCGCTACTGCGCCGACGCCGACGGCCAGCTGGACCTGGCGCGCGCGCCCGCGCTGGGCGGCAGCTTCGTGGGGCTCGAGCCCATGGGGCTCTTCTGGGCTCTGGAGCCCGAGAAGCCTTTGCTACGGCTGGTGAAGCGGGACGTGCAGACGCCCTTCGCCGTGGAGCTGGAGGTGTTCGAGGGCCACGAGCCCGAGGGCGGGCGGCTCCTGGGCCGGGCTGTGCACGAGCGCGACTTCCTGCCGCCCGGGGTTCGGCGCGAGCCGGTGCGCGCGGGCCGGGTGCGCGCCACGCTTTTCCTGCCTCCAG ACACAGGACCCTTCCCTGGAATCATCGATCTGTTTGGAAGTGGTGGTGGCCTTTGTGAATACAGGGCCAGCCTCCTGGCCGGACGTGGTTTTGCTGTGCTTGCTCTGGCTTATTTTAGATTTGAAGACCTCCCTGAATATTTGAATGATGTGAGCCTGGACTACTTTGAAGAAGCTGTGGACTTTATGCTACAGCATTCGAAG aGCCTCTGTGCATGCAGTTTTGGACCAACCGATCTTCTATGGAGGTGA